A window of Opitutus sp. ER46 contains these coding sequences:
- a CDS encoding M48 family metallopeptidase, protein MDFFEAQARARKRSSRLVLLFILAVLGTIAAMYVATWFILGQTIGHPHTYSTRGYEVSFSRQASFWQPQLFVGVSLATLAVVGLGSLFKWSQFSAGGRAVAESVGGRRIDSATTDLNERRLLNVVEEMAIASGVPVPAVYILDEEPAINAFAAGLTTSDAVVAVTRGTLEKLNRDELQGVVGHEFSHILNGDMRLNLRIAAIIFGILVLGVIGRGVLWSMRGNRPSRGKNNNGAAVVLALGLALLIIGYVGYFFGRLIQAAVSRQREFLADASAVQFTRNPAGITGALKKIGGYALGSSVQANGSAAIGHFFFAQAFRSNFGGLWATHPPLDERIRAIDASFDGKFFEPPKVVDVGRESFVTAGLAPAARSAVPPPLTPANTLAAVGAIGTLSPEHLSGARDLLERTPERLRSAAHSPAEARVLLYGLLLSDQPAIRTTQLAVIDQRAGPDARRLLEELDPALRQVEDAHRLPLLQIALPALRQTPAPDLDTFLGTLDELVHADHEVTAFEYAMQRLLTQTLALGRKPADAVTQIYSFNAVTREIAVVLSVLARASTQDPAAAAQAFAVGAAQLKLIQASLAFLPADAATLREFDAALDKLAGASLPIKQRTLAAAAHVVQADGQVRICEFELLRAIAAAFSVPMPPLA, encoded by the coding sequence ATGGATTTCTTCGAGGCCCAGGCCCGCGCCCGGAAGCGCTCCTCCCGGCTCGTGCTGCTCTTCATCCTCGCCGTCCTCGGCACCATCGCCGCGATGTACGTCGCGACGTGGTTCATTCTCGGCCAGACCATCGGCCACCCGCACACGTATTCGACCCGCGGTTACGAGGTCAGCTTCAGCCGCCAGGCCTCGTTCTGGCAGCCCCAGCTTTTCGTCGGCGTCTCCCTTGCCACGCTCGCCGTCGTCGGGCTCGGGTCGCTCTTCAAGTGGTCCCAGTTCTCCGCCGGCGGCCGCGCCGTCGCCGAGAGCGTCGGCGGCCGCCGGATCGATTCCGCCACCACCGACCTCAACGAGCGGCGGCTCCTCAACGTCGTCGAGGAAATGGCCATCGCCTCGGGCGTGCCCGTTCCCGCCGTCTACATCCTCGACGAGGAGCCGGCCATCAACGCGTTCGCCGCCGGCCTCACCACCTCCGACGCCGTGGTCGCCGTCACCCGCGGCACCCTCGAGAAGCTCAACCGTGACGAACTGCAGGGGGTGGTCGGCCACGAGTTCAGCCACATTCTCAACGGCGACATGCGGCTCAACCTCCGCATTGCCGCCATCATTTTCGGCATCCTCGTCCTCGGCGTCATCGGCCGGGGCGTCCTCTGGTCGATGCGCGGCAACCGGCCATCCCGCGGCAAGAACAACAACGGCGCCGCCGTCGTCCTCGCCCTGGGGCTCGCCCTCCTGATCATCGGCTATGTGGGCTATTTCTTCGGCCGGCTCATCCAAGCCGCCGTCTCCCGCCAGCGCGAATTCCTCGCCGACGCCTCCGCCGTCCAGTTCACCCGCAACCCCGCCGGCATCACCGGCGCCCTGAAGAAGATCGGCGGCTACGCCCTCGGGTCCAGCGTCCAGGCCAACGGCAGCGCCGCCATCGGCCACTTCTTCTTCGCCCAGGCGTTCCGCTCCAACTTCGGCGGGCTCTGGGCCACCCACCCGCCCCTCGATGAGCGTATCCGGGCCATCGACGCGTCGTTCGACGGCAAGTTCTTCGAACCACCCAAGGTGGTCGACGTCGGCCGCGAGTCCTTTGTCACCGCCGGGCTCGCCCCCGCGGCCCGCAGCGCCGTCCCGCCGCCGCTTACCCCCGCCAACACCCTCGCGGCCGTCGGTGCCATCGGCACCCTTTCCCCCGAACACCTGTCCGGTGCGCGCGACCTGCTCGAACGCACCCCGGAACGCCTCCGCTCCGCCGCCCACTCCCCCGCCGAGGCACGCGTCCTCCTCTACGGGCTCCTGCTCAGCGATCAACCCGCCATCCGCACCACCCAGCTGGCCGTCATCGACCAGCGCGCCGGCCCCGACGCCCGCCGGCTCCTCGAGGAACTCGACCCCGCGCTCCGCCAGGTCGAGGACGCCCACCGGCTTCCGCTCCTGCAGATCGCGCTGCCGGCCCTCCGGCAGACGCCCGCGCCCGATCTCGACACGTTCCTCGGCACGCTCGACGAACTCGTCCACGCCGATCACGAGGTCACCGCCTTCGAGTACGCCATGCAGCGGCTGCTCACCCAGACCCTCGCCCTCGGCCGCAAGCCCGCCGACGCCGTCACCCAGATCTACTCGTTCAACGCCGTCACCCGCGAGATCGCCGTCGTCCTCTCCGTCCTCGCCCGCGCCTCGACCCAGGACCCGGCCGCCGCCGCCCAGGCGTTCGCCGTCGGCGCCGCCCAGCTCAAGCTCATCCAGGCGAGCCTCGCGTTTCTCCCGGCCGACGCCGCCACGCTCCGCGAGTTCGACGCCGCCCTCGACAAGCTCGCCGGCGCCAGCCTGCCCATCAAACAGCGCACCCTCGCCGCCGCCGCCCACGTCGTCCAAGCCGACGGCCAGGTCCGGATCTGCGAGTTCGAGCTTCTCCGCGCCATCGCCGCCGCCTTCAGCGTCCCGATGCCGCCCCTGGCGTAG
- a CDS encoding DUF4870 domain-containing protein, with product MSRPSGHDKVWAILSHVSAFFGVPILLPLIVYLAMKDDSPYIAENAKEALNFHISLLLYSIVAGLLVFVVIGIPLLVAIYLGGLVLAIIAAVKASDGGCYRYPLTIRLVK from the coding sequence GTGTCCCGCCCCAGCGGCCACGACAAGGTCTGGGCCATCCTCAGCCACGTCTCCGCCTTTTTCGGCGTGCCCATTCTCCTCCCGCTCATCGTGTATCTCGCGATGAAGGATGACTCCCCGTACATCGCCGAGAACGCCAAGGAGGCGCTCAACTTCCACATCTCGCTCCTCCTCTACTCGATCGTTGCGGGCCTCCTCGTCTTCGTCGTCATCGGCATTCCCCTCCTCGTCGCGATCTACCTCGGCGGCCTCGTCCTCGCCATCATCGCGGCGGTCAAGGCGTCCGATGGCGGGTGCTACCGATATCCGCTCACGATCCGGCTGGTGAAATGA
- a CDS encoding LemA family protein, with product MTASLIVLGVLLALALVIGLWIAGIYNRLVGLRNRFKNAFAQIDVQLKRRYDLIPNLVEVAKGYLKHERETLENVIKARNIAYAASQSAAANPADANAMKSLVTAESGLAGALSRLMVVSEQYPDLKANQNMAQLTEELTSTENKIAFARQAYNDSVMTYNTARETFPTVVFAGMFGFTAAELFKIEDPSERNAPKVSFS from the coding sequence ATGACTGCCTCCCTCATCGTCCTCGGCGTCCTTCTCGCCCTCGCGCTGGTGATCGGCCTCTGGATCGCCGGCATCTACAACCGCCTCGTCGGCCTGCGCAACCGGTTCAAAAACGCCTTCGCCCAGATCGACGTCCAGCTCAAGCGCCGCTACGACCTCATCCCCAACCTGGTCGAGGTCGCCAAGGGCTACCTGAAACACGAGCGCGAGACGCTCGAGAACGTCATCAAGGCCCGCAACATCGCCTATGCCGCGTCGCAGTCGGCCGCCGCCAATCCGGCCGACGCCAACGCGATGAAGAGCCTCGTCACCGCCGAGTCCGGCCTCGCCGGCGCCCTCTCGCGCCTCATGGTCGTCTCCGAGCAGTACCCCGACCTGAAGGCCAACCAGAACATGGCCCAGCTCACCGAAGAGCTCACCTCGACCGAGAACAAGATCGCGTTCGCCCGCCAGGCCTACAACGACAGCGTCATGACCTACAACACGGCGCGCGAAACCTTCCCGACCGTCGTCTTCGCCGGCATGTTCGGTTTCACCGCCGCCGAGCTCTTCAAGATCGAGGATCCCAGCGAGCGCAACGCCCCCAAGGTCAGCTTTTCCTGA
- a CDS encoding MotA/TolQ/ExbB proton channel family protein, whose protein sequence is MAGIDLNLFAHGGPMIWVLLVLGFIALMLFIERMLFLHRGQIRTKAFLDGIKNILGKRRLIEALTVCEETPGPVAAVVKAALLHADDDAETMRFHVQEAAIVELPALERRVHAIAAIGQVAPLVGLLGTVLGFVTTFVAYQKGGNYVSATALSAGLWQSLLATAGGLMLAIPAHLGYHFLSGRVRAIVRDVEWSGNEIMKYLLTEYRGVSPGGGGVEKAK, encoded by the coding sequence ATGGCCGGCATTGACCTCAACCTTTTCGCCCACGGCGGGCCGATGATCTGGGTGCTCCTGGTGCTCGGGTTTATCGCCCTGATGCTCTTCATCGAGCGCATGCTGTTCCTGCATCGCGGGCAGATCCGGACCAAGGCCTTCCTGGACGGCATCAAGAACATCCTGGGCAAGCGCCGGTTGATCGAGGCGCTGACGGTCTGCGAGGAGACGCCGGGGCCGGTGGCGGCGGTGGTGAAGGCGGCGTTGCTGCATGCCGACGACGACGCGGAGACGATGCGTTTCCATGTGCAGGAGGCGGCGATCGTGGAACTGCCGGCGCTCGAACGCCGGGTGCACGCGATCGCGGCGATCGGGCAGGTGGCGCCGCTGGTGGGCCTGCTGGGCACGGTGCTGGGGTTCGTGACGACGTTCGTGGCCTACCAGAAAGGTGGCAACTACGTGTCGGCCACCGCGCTGTCGGCGGGGCTGTGGCAGTCGCTGCTGGCGACGGCGGGCGGCCTGATGCTGGCGATCCCGGCGCACCTGGGATATCACTTCCTCTCCGGCCGCGTGCGGGCGATCGTGCGCGACGTGGAATGGAGTGGTAACGAGATCATGAAGTATCTGCTGACCGAATACCGCGGCGTGTCCCCGGGCGGGGGCGGGGTGGAGAAGGCGAAATGA
- the tuf gene encoding elongation factor Tu, giving the protein MAKGTFERKKPHVNVGTIGHIDHGKTTLTASILACQARKGLAELKSYSDIAKGGTVRDATKTVTIAVAHVEYESDKRHYAHVDCPGHADFVKNMITGAAQMDGAILVVSAADGPMPQTKEHVLLARQVGVPKIVVFLNKVDLIDDKDLLDLVEEEIRDLLSKYQFDGKNAKIVRGSATAAMEGKPEGEAAIAELMNAIDSEIPEPVREMDKPFLMSVEDVFSITGRGTVATGRIERGVVKLNDTVEIVGLRDTSTTVVTGIEMFRKLLDSGQAGDNVGLLLRGVDKDGIERGQVIAAPKSITPHKKAKAEIYVLSKDEGGRHTPFFTGYRPQFYFRTTDVTGVVHLPKGVEMIMPGDNITVDIELISPIAMEKTQKFAIREGGRTIGAGRVTEIVE; this is encoded by the coding sequence ATGGCTAAAGGCACATTCGAACGCAAGAAACCGCACGTGAACGTCGGCACGATCGGTCACATCGATCATGGCAAGACCACGTTGACGGCCTCGATCCTCGCCTGTCAGGCGCGCAAGGGTCTCGCTGAGCTGAAGTCCTATTCGGACATCGCGAAGGGTGGCACGGTGCGTGATGCGACCAAGACGGTGACGATCGCGGTGGCGCACGTGGAATACGAGTCGGACAAGCGTCACTACGCTCACGTCGACTGCCCCGGACACGCTGACTTCGTGAAGAACATGATCACCGGCGCGGCGCAGATGGACGGCGCGATCCTGGTGGTCTCCGCGGCGGATGGCCCGATGCCCCAGACGAAGGAGCACGTGCTCCTCGCCCGTCAGGTTGGTGTGCCGAAGATCGTCGTCTTCCTGAACAAGGTCGACCTGATCGACGACAAGGACCTCCTCGACCTCGTCGAAGAAGAGATCCGCGACCTCCTGAGCAAGTACCAGTTTGACGGCAAGAACGCGAAGATCGTCCGTGGCTCCGCCACTGCCGCGATGGAAGGCAAGCCCGAGGGCGAGGCCGCCATTGCCGAGCTGATGAACGCGATCGATTCCGAGATCCCGGAGCCGGTCCGCGAGATGGACAAGCCGTTCCTGATGTCCGTCGAAGACGTCTTCTCGATCACCGGCCGCGGCACTGTTGCCACGGGTCGTATCGAGCGCGGCGTGGTCAAGCTGAACGACACGGTCGAGATCGTTGGCCTGCGCGACACCAGCACGACCGTCGTGACCGGCATCGAAATGTTCCGCAAGCTGCTCGATAGCGGCCAAGCCGGTGACAATGTCGGCCTGCTCCTCCGTGGCGTCGACAAGGACGGCATCGAGCGCGGTCAGGTCATCGCGGCGCCGAAGTCGATCACCCCGCACAAGAAGGCCAAGGCCGAAATCTACGTCCTCTCCAAGGACGAGGGTGGCCGCCACACGCCGTTCTTCACGGGCTATCGTCCGCAGTTCTACTTCCGCACGACGGACGTGACGGGCGTTGTGCATCTGCCGAAGGGCGTCGAAATGATCATGCCGGGTGACAACATCACGGTCGATATCGAGCTGATCTCGCCGATCGCGATGGAGAAGACCCAGAAGTTCGCCATCCGCGAAGGTGGTCGCACCATTGGTGCCGGCCGCGTTACGGAGATCGTCGAATAA
- the secE gene encoding preprotein translocase subunit SecE, producing MKNPFSRVRIFARETKDELLKCSWPTRAELRDSTVVVIVAIAILGVFTMVSDFSLLQVVDLFTSWVS from the coding sequence ATGAAAAATCCGTTCAGCCGAGTCCGTATCTTCGCCCGCGAAACCAAAGACGAGTTGCTCAAATGCTCGTGGCCGACGCGCGCGGAACTCCGCGACTCGACGGTCGTCGTGATCGTCGCCATTGCGATCCTGGGCGTCTTCACGATGGTCAGCGATTTCTCGCTGCTGCAGGTCGTTGATCTCTTCACCTCGTGGGTCAGCTAA
- the nusG gene encoding transcription termination/antitermination protein NusG, whose protein sequence is MAAQTSAPAGAQWFALHTLSGQEGKVKLYIEKFKKAEELDDFIFEVLLPTEVVSEVKSGKKSTKVRKLYPGYVFIQARLYDENHKLINKPWYFLKETTGVIGFVGGDRPAALRQSEIDEIYARIEAASGKEVPKVQYSVGEEVKITDGAFASLTGRIDEIDPERGKLKISVSIFGRFTPVELEYWQVQRAAE, encoded by the coding sequence ATGGCCGCCCAAACATCCGCCCCCGCCGGGGCCCAGTGGTTCGCGCTGCACACGCTCTCCGGCCAGGAGGGCAAGGTGAAGCTCTACATCGAGAAGTTCAAAAAGGCGGAGGAGCTCGACGATTTCATCTTCGAGGTCCTGCTCCCGACCGAGGTCGTCTCGGAGGTGAAGAGCGGCAAGAAGTCGACGAAGGTCCGCAAGCTCTATCCCGGCTACGTTTTCATCCAGGCGAGGCTGTACGACGAGAATCACAAGCTCATCAACAAGCCCTGGTACTTCCTGAAGGAGACCACGGGTGTGATCGGGTTCGTCGGTGGCGATCGTCCGGCCGCCCTGCGGCAGTCCGAAATCGACGAAATCTACGCCCGCATCGAGGCGGCCAGCGGCAAGGAAGTGCCGAAGGTGCAGTACTCGGTGGGCGAGGAGGTCAAGATCACCGACGGGGCCTTCGCCTCGCTGACGGGCCGGATCGACGAGATCGATCCGGAACGCGGCAAGCTGAAAATTTCCGTTTCCATTTTCGGCCGGTTCACGCCGGTTGAACTCGAGTACTGGCAAGTCCAGCGCGCCGCCGAGTAA
- the rplK gene encoding 50S ribosomal protein L11: MAKKIQGYIRLQLPAGAANPAPPVGPALGAQGVNIMAFCKEFNAKTKDQNGMILPVVITVYTDKSFTFILKSPPASVLLKKAANIASGSGKPNVDKVGKVTKKQLLEIYNIKKADLNAKDPEAGIKVIAGTARNMGIEVVD, encoded by the coding sequence ATGGCCAAGAAGATCCAAGGTTACATTCGCCTTCAACTGCCGGCTGGTGCCGCTAACCCGGCTCCCCCGGTGGGTCCCGCGCTCGGTGCGCAGGGCGTGAACATCATGGCGTTCTGCAAAGAATTTAACGCCAAGACGAAGGACCAAAACGGGATGATTCTGCCCGTGGTCATCACGGTTTACACCGACAAGAGCTTCACGTTCATCCTCAAGTCGCCGCCGGCGTCCGTGCTGCTGAAGAAGGCTGCGAATATCGCGAGCGGCTCCGGCAAGCCCAATGTCGACAAGGTCGGCAAGGTGACGAAGAAGCAGCTGCTGGAAATCTATAACATCAAGAAGGCCGACCTGAATGCCAAGGACCCTGAGGCAGGCATCAAGGTGATCGCCGGCACCGCCCGCAACATGGGCATCGAGGTCGTCGACTGA